In Perca flavescens isolate YP-PL-M2 chromosome 7, PFLA_1.0, whole genome shotgun sequence, the following proteins share a genomic window:
- the ccm2l gene encoding cerebral cavernous malformations 2 protein-like, whose translation MDYEPKKSKKSFVSPIKRLVWSKSSRRPVDRGSVYRRPLHTVPLYPPDYLIHPERLIFDYVEKEVKFLGHLTWVSVSLNPSSRDELLQLLDTARQLKVLPLKTSVDQDCILSLSARCLLLTWRDNEKLLVRIPTHEIAAASYLRDDALHLLVLKTGLNVDTVVAGDDSLDRKKPTGIDGRRQTMSCNADPRPAGGTMERRHTICGVDWRPSLSRSSHDKNQNVERREGGGGGGGGGGGGSWERRQACTGSWERGKSYGSWERRNHNPLEPTPCPDAYCNLVILAVENRDAAEEYCSLICQMFQIIYGHQTIECVDRAGFHHSMPDRYWLQRSDSCLTDMSYGYDPEFSCCSSYDGSQDAFELYYSETYSESSSLSLQDSHRSLASASDGGDSNPALLLMQEYMITLRNKLIPVELQHFAVLLREYRLGSNIDHFCSELLQLYGDNRKFLLMGMRPFIPDKDVGVFESFLESIGIREGGILTDSFGRIKRSMSNTSATAMKGRYDNGSLASGSQEFNRRMTDITHDIQALGFQDTHGDIEEEDYYL comes from the exons agtTTTGTCTCTCCTATCAAGCGGCTGGTGTGGTCCAAATCGAGTCGCAGGCCGGTGGATCGAGGCAGCGTTTACCGGCGCCCGCTGCACACCGTCCCTCTCTACCCCCCCGACTACCTCATCCACCCGGAGAGACTCATCTTCGACTACGTAGAGAAGGAGGTCAAG TTCCTCGGTCACCTGACCTGGGTGTCGGTTTCCCTGAACCCCTCCAGCCGAGacgagctgctgcagctgctggacACAGCCAGG CAGTTGAAGGTGCTGCCGTTGAAGACCAGCGTGGATCAGGACTGCATTCTGAGTCTGTCCGCTCGCTGTCTGCTGCTGACGTGGCGAGACAACGAGAAGCTGCTGGTGAGGATTCCCACACACGAGATCGCTGCTGCCTCCTACCTGAGAGACGACGCGCTGCACCTGCTGGTCCTCAAGACAG GTCTGAACGTGGACACAGTGGTTGCCGGGGACGACAGCCTGGACAGGAAGAAGCCAACGGGCATAGACGGCCGACGTCAAACCATGAGCTGCAACGCTGACCCCCGGCCCGCAGGGGGCACCATGGAGCGGCGGCACACCATCTGCGGAGTCGACTGGAGGCCCTCGCTGTCCCGCAGCAGCCACGACAAAAACCAGAATGtggagaggagggaaggaggagga gggggaggggggggcggcGGCGGTGGGAGCTGGGAGAGGCGGCAAGCCTGCACAGGAAGCTGGGAACGGGGGAAGAGCTACGGCAGCTGGGAGAGGAGGAACCACAACCCGCTGGAGCCCACGCCCTGCCCCGACGCCTACTGCAACCTGGTCATCCTGGCTGTGGAGAACAGG GATGCTGCAGAGGAGTACTGTTCTCTGATCTGTCAGATGTTCCAGATCATTTACGGCCATCAGACCATCGAGTGTGTGGACAGGGCGGGCTTTCATCACTCCATGCCGGACCGCTATTGGCTGCAGAGGA GTGACAGCTGTCTGACTGACATGTCCTATGGCTATGATCCAGAGTttagctgctgcagctccta tgatGGCTCCCAGGATGCCTTTGAGCTCTACTACAGTGAGACGTACAGCGAGAGTTCGTCTCTCTCGCTGCAGGACTCCCATCGCAGTCTGGCTTCAGCCAGTGACGGAGGAGACAGTAACCCCGCCCTGCTGCTGATGCAGGAGTACATGATcacg CTGCGTAACAAGCTGATTCCGGTGGAGTTGCAGCACTTTGCCGTGTTGCTGAGAGAATACAGACTGGGATCAAACATCGACCACTTCTGCTCCGAGCTGCTGCAACTGTATGGTGACAACCGCAAGTTCCTGCTGAtgg GCATGCGTCCGTTCATCCCAGACAAGGACGTTGGGGTGTTTGAGAGTTTCCTGGAGAGCATCGGGATCCGGGAGGGAGGCATTTTAACCGACAGCTTTGGACGCATCAAACGCAGCATGAGCAACACGTCGGCTACGGCCATGAAGGG CAGGTATGATAACGGCTCTCTGGCCTCAGGATCGCAAGAATTCAACCGACGCATGACTGACATCACACACGACATCCAGGCTCTGGGCTTCCAGGACACACATGGAGACATTGAGGAGGAAGACTACTACCTCTGA